One window from the genome of Pelodictyon luteolum DSM 273 encodes:
- a CDS encoding helix-turn-helix domain-containing protein codes for MARKNMTEHELLSFIGKRIRRERVRRGLSQEAFAEKAGFHRTYIGTVERGAQSVTLQSYNKFARALGLNICELLSGLDDLHVGSGNGNQEDTCSLFEDKTDEFVFVDANTFAMEPKPVFIFDMQGKVVHVNPAFTKLMGYTAEVMSGRHITAIYAPECIQEVRLNLINILTGFLSVCRVPLMTENKIRIMAETKLLRGYWEYVQIIIGTVNIISLESA; via the coding sequence ATGGCAAGGAAAAACATGACTGAGCATGAGCTTTTATCATTTATCGGAAAAAGAATCCGGAGAGAAAGAGTTCGCAGGGGGCTATCACAGGAGGCATTCGCTGAAAAAGCCGGCTTTCATCGCACATATATCGGAACGGTTGAGCGAGGCGCACAGAGTGTAACTTTGCAGAGCTACAACAAATTCGCCAGGGCACTGGGGCTCAACATCTGTGAATTGCTTTCAGGGCTGGATGATCTACACGTGGGATCCGGCAATGGAAATCAAGAGGACACCTGCAGCTTGTTCGAAGACAAAACCGATGAGTTTGTGTTTGTCGACGCAAATACGTTCGCAATGGAACCAAAGCCGGTTTTCATCTTTGATATGCAAGGAAAGGTTGTTCATGTAAACCCGGCATTCACCAAACTGATGGGGTATACGGCAGAGGTTATGTCTGGCAGACATATTACGGCGATCTATGCCCCGGAGTGTATTCAGGAAGTCCGGTTAAACTTGATAAATATCTTAACCGGATTTCTCTCTGTATGCAGGGTTCCGCTCATGACGGAAAACAAAATACGCATCATGGCTGAAACGAAGCTGTTGCGCGGTTACTGGGAGTATGTGCAGATCATCATCGGCACCGTAAACATCATATCCCTGGAATCGGCTTGA
- a CDS encoding tetratricopeptide repeat protein: protein MLIGRYAGVAIPSLLEKRTVGMPDQPMIVRGEQKKRDSAPVAVASSKPTPAPERISIQNSDASLADSEMQCQPGIRYELGRLGPHNHDDTTRRHRLSADQNHAKTVFFLGFLYERGKGVPENHAAAMKWNRFAAGQEYGPAPFNRGVAYVRGMGTTRDCSAAKKCLRKVAENSVQQGCPSYQDLQAEGFGAQFLANKELLKRHSTDEQRNAKKMQILVEQQSKCAPHNLPESEYGPAACHSFFAPGCMNPVEDSRERKNDMQSNIQNCLSSAGRWRAFFSTP from the coding sequence TTGCTTATCGGGCGATATGCTGGTGTTGCGATTCCTTCTTTGCTTGAAAAGAGAACGGTGGGCATGCCCGATCAGCCCATGATCGTCCGGGGAGAACAAAAAAAAAGGGACTCCGCGCCTGTGGCGGTTGCATCAAGTAAACCGACTCCTGCACCCGAGCGTATATCCATCCAAAACTCAGACGCCAGTCTTGCTGACAGCGAGATGCAATGCCAGCCAGGGATACGGTATGAGCTCGGTCGATTGGGACCTCACAATCATGATGACACCACCAGACGGCACCGCCTTTCAGCTGACCAGAACCACGCCAAAACAGTGTTCTTCCTTGGCTTTCTTTACGAGAGAGGAAAAGGTGTTCCTGAAAACCACGCAGCGGCCATGAAATGGAACCGGTTCGCTGCCGGACAAGAATATGGCCCGGCACCGTTCAACCGTGGCGTAGCATATGTCCGGGGCATGGGCACGACACGGGACTGCTCAGCCGCGAAGAAGTGCCTCAGGAAGGTAGCTGAAAACAGCGTACAGCAAGGATGCCCATCCTATCAGGACCTGCAAGCCGAGGGGTTTGGAGCTCAGTTTCTTGCTAACAAGGAACTCCTGAAACGCCATTCGACGGATGAACAGAGGAATGCCAAGAAGATGCAGATACTGGTTGAACAGCAATCTAAGTGTGCTCCCCATAACCTTCCTGAGAGTGAATATGGGCCGGCTGCCTGCCACTCTTTTTTTGCGCCGGGTTGCATGAATCCAGTCGAAGATTCCCGTGAGCGAAAAAATGACATGCAGAGCAATATCCAGAACTGCCTTAGTTCCGCTGGACGATGGCGTGCATTCTTCAGCACCCCCTAA
- the metK gene encoding methionine adenosyltransferase encodes MSQSRYFFTSESVSEGHPDKVADQISDAVLDDFIRQDPNSRVACETFVTTGQVIVGGEVTTTGIVDVQKIARKVITEIGYTKGEYMFEANSCGVLSALHSQSADINRGVDRKEAIADEFDRVGAGDQGMMFGYACTETPELMPAAIQFAQQLVKVLADIRKAGKIMTYLRPDAKSQVTLEYVDEKVARVDAVVVSTQHDPEPAGMSEAEFQEVIKKDIIENVIKKVIPANLLDLNTKFHINPTGRFEIGGPHGDTGLTGRKIIVDTYGGAAPHGGGAFSGKDPSKVDRSAAYASRHVAKNIVAAGLAEKCTVQVSYAIGVARPVSIYINTHGTAMHGLSDEQIQEKAEKIFDLRPLAIIRRFSLDNPQGWCYQETAAYGHFGRDIFPWEKTEKVAELKTAFSLA; translated from the coding sequence ATGTCACAGTCAAGGTATTTCTTTACCTCGGAGTCCGTATCGGAAGGACATCCGGACAAAGTAGCGGACCAGATTTCAGATGCAGTCCTCGATGACTTCATCCGCCAGGACCCCAACTCCCGCGTAGCCTGCGAAACCTTCGTAACCACCGGCCAGGTCATCGTCGGCGGTGAGGTCACCACCACGGGCATCGTCGATGTCCAGAAGATCGCCCGCAAAGTCATCACCGAAATCGGCTACACCAAAGGTGAATACATGTTCGAGGCCAACTCCTGCGGCGTGCTCTCCGCGCTCCACAGCCAGTCGGCCGATATCAACCGCGGCGTTGACCGCAAGGAAGCGATCGCTGACGAGTTCGACCGCGTCGGCGCCGGCGACCAGGGCATGATGTTCGGCTACGCCTGCACCGAGACCCCTGAGCTGATGCCTGCCGCCATCCAGTTCGCTCAGCAGCTGGTGAAGGTTCTTGCCGACATCCGCAAGGCCGGCAAAATCATGACCTACCTCCGCCCCGATGCCAAAAGCCAGGTAACGCTGGAGTATGTCGACGAGAAAGTTGCACGCGTGGATGCCGTCGTTGTCTCCACCCAGCACGATCCCGAACCTGCCGGCATGTCGGAAGCAGAGTTCCAGGAAGTCATCAAAAAGGACATCATCGAGAACGTGATCAAAAAGGTGATTCCCGCCAACCTGCTTGACCTCAACACCAAGTTCCACATCAACCCGACCGGCCGCTTTGAAATCGGCGGACCACACGGCGACACCGGCCTGACCGGCCGCAAGATCATCGTCGACACCTACGGCGGAGCAGCTCCCCACGGCGGCGGCGCATTCAGCGGCAAAGACCCGTCGAAGGTCGACCGCAGCGCAGCATACGCCTCGCGCCACGTGGCCAAGAACATCGTTGCCGCAGGGCTTGCCGAGAAGTGCACCGTGCAGGTTTCCTACGCCATCGGCGTGGCACGCCCCGTGTCGATCTACATCAACACCCACGGCACAGCCATGCATGGTCTCTCCGACGAGCAGATCCAGGAAAAGGCCGAGAAGATCTTCGATCTCCGTCCGCTGGCCATCATCCGCCGCTTCAGCCTCGACAATCCTCAGGGCTGGTGCTACCAGGAAACTGCCGCATACGGCCATTTCGGCCGCGACATCTTCCCCTGGGAGAAAACCGAAAAGGTCGCGGAGCTGAAGACCGCTTTCAGCCTCGCCTGA
- a CDS encoding sugar phosphate nucleotidyltransferase: MKAIIPVAGVGSRLRPHTFSHPKVLLNVAGKPIIGHIMDKLIAAGIDEAIVIVGYLGDMVEEWLKKHYDIKFTFVNQPERLGLAHAIWMCQPFIEEEDPLLIILGDTIFDVDLQPVIESPVSTLGVREVDDPRRFGVAVTEGGRIRKLVEKPDTPVSNLAIVGLYYLQKAAPLFSAIEHLINHEIKTKGEYQLTDALQLMIEGGEPFSVFPVHGWYDCGKPETLLSTNEILLRKAIPAKPYPGCIINEPVFIADSARIENAIIGPNTTIGEQAVITDAIVRDSIIGTSAKVAHIMINSSIVGNNASISGNPHEINIGDYSEIRVG, from the coding sequence ATGAAAGCGATCATTCCTGTTGCAGGCGTCGGCTCACGCCTCCGCCCGCATACCTTCTCCCACCCGAAAGTGCTGCTCAACGTCGCGGGCAAGCCCATTATCGGCCATATCATGGACAAGCTCATCGCAGCAGGAATCGATGAGGCCATCGTCATCGTCGGCTATCTCGGCGACATGGTCGAGGAGTGGCTGAAAAAACACTATGACATCAAGTTCACCTTCGTCAACCAGCCCGAACGGCTCGGCCTCGCCCACGCCATCTGGATGTGCCAGCCCTTCATCGAAGAAGAGGACCCGCTGCTCATCATCCTCGGCGACACCATCTTCGACGTCGATCTTCAGCCCGTCATAGAGAGCCCCGTCTCCACCCTCGGAGTCAGGGAGGTGGACGATCCCCGCCGATTCGGCGTTGCAGTCACCGAAGGAGGCCGCATCAGGAAGCTGGTCGAAAAACCCGATACTCCGGTCAGCAACCTCGCCATCGTGGGCCTCTACTACCTGCAGAAAGCCGCTCCGCTTTTCAGCGCCATCGAACATCTCATCAACCATGAGATCAAGACCAAGGGCGAGTACCAGCTCACCGACGCCCTGCAGCTGATGATCGAAGGCGGAGAACCGTTCTCGGTCTTCCCCGTCCACGGCTGGTACGACTGCGGCAAACCCGAAACCCTGCTTTCCACCAACGAGATCCTTCTCAGGAAAGCAATCCCCGCAAAACCATACCCCGGCTGCATCATCAACGAGCCGGTGTTCATTGCCGACAGCGCGCGCATCGAGAACGCCATCATCGGACCAAACACCACCATCGGCGAACAGGCAGTCATTACCGATGCCATCGTACGGGACTCCATCATCGGCACAAGCGCAAAGGTGGCCCACATCATGATCAACAGCTCGATTGTCGGCAACAACGCCTCGATTTCGGGCAACCCGCACGAAATCAACATCGGTGACTACTCCGAAATACGCGTCGGCTGA